Proteins encoded together in one Halothermothrix orenii H 168 window:
- a CDS encoding HD family phosphohydrolase codes for MFKLTILKKWYRKSFMYRLLQNSRYRKVFCAILFFLIVSLILTLDLVPSKIDLEAGKVSHSDVEAPRTITFIDEEKTSELKKMKAKSIRIYEEDVSVNKRVKDRIISLFDLFMDKKILKETKYQKLISDIKDKYGPITDTTIKTLYEAPVEDLEELKGISLGLMEEQLQRRILPKDLPEAKDELAEKALELDLSKKYRLALVNILETFVEPNMKLDVEQTQKRRQEVMEQVEPETITVRKGEIIVRKGDVVTKDDIKALEALGLQKPQVNYLGIVGVIITIIILMVLVGLYLNYYKPEIWNDHKKVVFLELMVIIILVMGKIIDLFQKDYLLYTVPVAVASILTTILISTDIAIILTIFISFLVGILFDFNFSLAVIGFISGLVGIYSTSKITQRGDLNRAALNIGAVMAITVLGLSFNRSFYTWMEVIRPVGAGILNGFLVAIFANGLLPFLENSFDLTSSVRLLELANPSQPLLKKLLVNAQGSYNHSLLVGNLAETAADNIGADSLLARVGAYYHDIGKIKRPYFFADNQFGGENPHDKLKPNLSALIIKSHVKDGVELARKYKLPKPIIDIIEQHHGTNLISYFYQEALSDDKHDNIKESDFRYDGPKPQSKEAAIIMLADIVEAAVRSKNFKKSNHNRIEGLVREMIKEKLIEGQLDECDLTLKDLDVIARSFVKVLTGVYHHRVEYPENLLKEIKKGDSNGKSRDK; via the coding sequence ATGTTTAAGTTAACAATTTTGAAAAAGTGGTATCGCAAGAGTTTTATGTACAGGCTTTTACAAAATTCAAGATACCGCAAAGTTTTTTGTGCGATTTTATTTTTCCTTATAGTATCTCTTATTTTAACCCTTGACCTTGTTCCCAGTAAGATTGATCTTGAGGCGGGAAAAGTAAGCCATAGTGATGTTGAAGCCCCGCGGACTATAACTTTTATTGATGAGGAAAAGACCTCAGAACTTAAGAAGATGAAGGCTAAATCTATTAGAATATACGAGGAAGACGTTAGTGTTAATAAGCGGGTTAAAGACAGGATAATATCCTTATTTGATCTCTTCATGGATAAAAAAATCCTTAAAGAAACAAAATACCAGAAGTTAATCAGTGATATTAAAGATAAATATGGTCCTATTACAGATACTACAATAAAGACTTTATATGAAGCACCCGTTGAAGACCTGGAAGAATTAAAGGGTATCTCTCTTGGATTAATGGAAGAACAGTTACAGAGGCGTATTCTTCCCAAAGATTTACCGGAAGCAAAAGATGAACTGGCCGAAAAAGCCCTTGAGCTGGACCTTTCCAAAAAATATCGCCTGGCTTTAGTAAATATTCTTGAAACCTTTGTTGAACCAAATATGAAGCTTGATGTGGAACAAACCCAGAAGAGGCGACAGGAGGTAATGGAACAGGTCGAACCTGAGACAATAACTGTTCGTAAGGGTGAGATAATTGTCAGAAAAGGAGATGTAGTTACCAAAGATGATATTAAAGCCCTGGAGGCCCTGGGACTTCAGAAACCCCAGGTAAATTACCTCGGTATTGTTGGTGTTATTATAACGATCATAATTTTAATGGTCCTGGTTGGATTATATCTAAATTATTATAAGCCAGAGATATGGAATGACCACAAAAAAGTAGTTTTTTTAGAACTAATGGTTATAATAATTCTTGTAATGGGTAAAATTATTGATTTATTTCAAAAGGATTATTTACTGTACACTGTGCCGGTTGCAGTTGCTTCTATTCTAACAACCATCTTAATCAGTACAGATATAGCCATTATTTTAACTATCTTTATTAGTTTTTTGGTAGGAATCCTCTTTGATTTTAATTTTAGCCTGGCAGTAATTGGTTTTATCAGTGGTCTGGTAGGAATATATAGCACTTCCAAAATAACCCAGAGGGGAGATCTGAATAGGGCAGCTCTGAATATTGGGGCTGTCATGGCTATTACTGTGTTAGGGTTATCTTTTAACCGATCATTTTATACCTGGATGGAGGTAATCCGGCCAGTTGGAGCCGGTATTCTGAACGGTTTTCTGGTTGCGATTTTTGCTAATGGGCTCCTGCCTTTTCTTGAAAATAGTTTTGACCTGACATCATCAGTAAGATTGCTGGAATTAGCTAATCCCAGCCAGCCCCTCTTGAAAAAACTTCTGGTAAATGCCCAGGGTTCTTACAACCATAGCCTGCTGGTTGGTAACCTGGCCGAAACTGCAGCCGATAATATTGGGGCAGATTCTTTACTGGCAAGGGTTGGAGCTTATTATCACGACATCGGAAAAATTAAACGCCCATACTTTTTTGCAGATAATCAATTTGGTGGTGAAAACCCCCATGATAAGCTGAAGCCAAATTTAAGTGCCCTAATTATAAAATCACATGTTAAAGATGGTGTGGAGCTGGCCAGAAAATATAAATTGCCCAAACCCATTATTGACATAATAGAACAACACCACGGAACCAATTTGATATCTTATTTTTATCAGGAGGCTTTAAGTGATGATAAACATGATAATATCAAGGAAAGTGATTTCAGATATGATGGGCCAAAGCCTCAGTCCAAAGAAGCAGCCATAATTATGCTGGCAGATATTGTGGAAGCAGCAGTCAGGTCTAAAAACTTTAAGAAGAGTAACCATAACCGGATAGAAGGTCTGGTAAGGGAAATGATTAAGGAGAAATTAATTGAAGGTCAGCTCGATGAATGTGATTTAACCCTGAAGGACCTTGATGTTATTGCCAGAAGTTTTGTCAAGGTTTTAACCGGTGTATATCATCACCGGGTTGAATATCCCGAAAACCTGTTAAAGGAAATCAAAAAGGGTGATTCCAATGGTAAAAGTAGAGATAAATGA
- a CDS encoding PhoH family protein: protein MVGNKDNNLKLIEDRTGVQLISRGNTIKIIGDEEEVEFVRRLLSELMKITTENKLLTEQEVRYSLELLKTNNQADLNKIYNDVLQVNYRGKKIKVKTLGQRLYVEAMKSSDIVFSIGPAGTGKTYLAVVMAVKFLLNKNVGRIILTRPAIEAGEKLGFLPGDMQDKIDPYLRPLYDSLYDVLGPEKVNEYLEKDIIEIAPLAYMRGRTLDNSFVILDEAQNTTPEQMKMFLTRIGFNSKAVITGDITQVDLPQHKNSGLNQVRKVLKDVKGIDFIYLTKQDVVRHDLVKEIIRAYEKYESRS from the coding sequence ATGGTAGGTAACAAGGACAATAATTTAAAATTAATAGAGGACAGGACAGGTGTTCAGTTAATTAGTAGAGGGAATACCATAAAAATTATTGGGGATGAAGAAGAAGTTGAATTTGTCAGAAGACTTTTATCAGAGTTAATGAAAATTACAACTGAAAATAAATTATTAACAGAACAGGAGGTCAGGTATTCCCTCGAACTGTTGAAAACCAATAATCAGGCAGATTTGAATAAAATATATAATGATGTTTTACAGGTAAACTATCGTGGTAAAAAGATCAAAGTAAAGACCCTGGGTCAGAGGCTTTATGTTGAGGCCATGAAGAGTTCAGATATTGTTTTTTCCATCGGGCCAGCCGGAACCGGTAAGACTTATCTTGCCGTGGTTATGGCGGTTAAATTTCTATTAAATAAAAATGTGGGACGTATTATTTTAACACGACCTGCTATAGAGGCCGGGGAAAAACTCGGTTTCTTACCTGGAGACATGCAGGATAAAATTGATCCATATCTAAGGCCTTTATACGATTCTTTATATGATGTACTTGGTCCCGAAAAGGTAAATGAGTATCTGGAAAAAGATATTATCGAAATTGCTCCCCTTGCCTATATGCGGGGGAGAACCCTGGATAATTCCTTTGTTATACTTGATGAGGCCCAGAATACTACACCTGAACAGATGAAGATGTTTTTGACCAGAATTGGGTTTAATTCCAAAGCGGTTATTACTGGAGATATTACCCAGGTGGACCTTCCCCAACACAAAAATTCGGGTTTAAACCAGGTTAGAAAGGTCCTGAAAGATGTTAAGGGGATTGATTTTATTTATTTGACCAAACAGGATGTTGTTCGCCATGACCTGGTTAAGGAAATTATAAGGGCCTATGAAAAATACGAAAGTAGGAGTTGA
- the yqfD gene encoding sporulation protein YqfD — protein sequence MLRKIMNFIQGYLLIEITGNALERFINQIIEKEIILWDVKRENKSRYLAKIDIKNFNKLRPLVRKRMCRVRIMDKCGLPFLITRAKQNYFLLVGFLILFLILYVGSNFLLFIGIEGLEKIPEERIINILKEEGVRPGILKNRVNPERLESIILKEEPRLAWVDVKWQGSRLFIETVEKKIVEKTEPGHLIAAKSGVIKEIIVLKGKAVVEEGDTVLSGQPLIIKRDKNERARGIVRAYVWYEAEGKVPVNYKEVKYTGKSKTIYRLKFGEYGLSIPWNKPDWKSYRIRKEIKSLPEWRNLSIPIELIREEYRQIKYVKGKRSYKTALFLAKEKALKKILREIDSGTIILNVNSRVIETKNENVVKIKLLIQTEENIAKITDEEGPGGSD from the coding sequence TTGCTGAGAAAAATAATGAATTTTATCCAGGGTTATCTTTTAATTGAAATTACCGGGAATGCCTTGGAAAGGTTTATAAACCAGATCATTGAAAAGGAAATTATTCTGTGGGATGTTAAGCGTGAAAACAAATCCAGATATCTGGCCAAAATAGATATAAAGAATTTTAATAAATTAAGACCTCTTGTCAGGAAACGGATGTGCCGGGTCAGGATAATGGATAAATGTGGCCTTCCTTTCCTTATTACCAGAGCAAAACAGAATTATTTTCTTTTGGTAGGTTTTTTAATATTATTTTTAATACTTTATGTTGGCTCAAATTTTTTATTATTTATTGGCATTGAGGGTCTTGAAAAAATACCTGAAGAAAGGATTATTAACATCCTTAAAGAAGAAGGGGTAAGACCCGGAATTTTAAAAAACAGGGTTAATCCTGAACGGCTGGAAAGCATTATTCTGAAGGAAGAGCCTCGCCTGGCCTGGGTGGATGTTAAATGGCAGGGAAGCAGGCTTTTTATTGAGACCGTTGAAAAGAAAATAGTAGAAAAAACAGAACCCGGACACCTCATTGCAGCTAAAAGTGGAGTGATAAAAGAAATCATTGTTTTAAAGGGAAAAGCGGTTGTTGAAGAAGGAGATACGGTATTATCAGGTCAACCTCTTATTATCAAGCGTGATAAAAACGAGAGGGCCCGGGGTATTGTCAGGGCTTATGTCTGGTATGAGGCAGAAGGTAAGGTCCCTGTAAATTATAAAGAGGTAAAATATACTGGAAAATCTAAAACTATTTATAGATTGAAGTTTGGAGAATATGGGTTATCAATTCCATGGAATAAACCTGACTGGAAGTCTTACAGGATAAGAAAAGAAATTAAATCTCTCCCGGAATGGAGGAATCTCAGCATTCCTATAGAATTAATTAGAGAAGAGTACAGGCAGATAAAGTATGTCAAAGGAAAAAGAAGCTATAAGACGGCGCTTTTTCTGGCTAAAGAAAAAGCCTTAAAAAAAATACTCAGGGAGATAGATTCCGGGACTATTATTTTAAATGTTAACTCCCGGGTTATAGAAACCAAAAATGAAAATGTGGTTAAAATTAAATTATTAATCCAGACTGAAGAAAATATAGCTAAAATTACAGACGAGGAGGGTCCTGGTGGTAGCGACTGA
- the yqfC gene encoding sporulation protein YqfC: MEGLKKQFCDIFELSPEVVLDLPLLMMVGQQKIYLENHKGIALYQADEVKIRVKSGYLIVTGQDLVIEEIQTDHLSLSGKLTGLNYEQG, translated from the coding sequence ATGGAAGGTTTAAAAAAACAGTTTTGTGATATTTTTGAGTTATCTCCGGAAGTTGTACTTGATTTACCACTATTAATGATGGTAGGCCAGCAAAAGATATACCTGGAAAATCATAAAGGAATTGCCCTCTACCAGGCTGATGAGGTTAAAATCAGGGTTAAATCCGGTTACCTGATTGTTACCGGACAGGATCTTGTTATTGAAGAAATACAGACCGATCACTTATCCCTGTCGGGAAAATTAACCGGGCTAAACTACGAGCAGGGGTAG
- a CDS encoding DUF421 domain-containing protein produces MINIIIRTITVYLVLLILVRLMGKREISKLSPFDLVVAILIAELAVIPIDKEKINLIKGITPIVLLVFLEILISFVSLKSKSLRQFINGKPVVLVREGEIDFKALKKIRYTVSNLLLQLRKKNVFNLHEIKLAFLETTGELTVITNQIQDKINLPVIVDGKINEINLDIIGVDEFFIKNMLKKRELEISQIILAMLSEEKKLKIIKLKEDD; encoded by the coding sequence GTGATAAATATAATAATAAGGACCATTACCGTTTATCTGGTACTGCTTATCCTGGTAAGATTGATGGGAAAGCGGGAAATAAGTAAACTATCTCCCTTTGATCTGGTGGTAGCTATTCTTATTGCTGAACTTGCGGTTATTCCAATTGACAAAGAAAAAATAAATCTTATTAAAGGGATAACCCCCATTGTTCTACTGGTTTTTCTTGAAATACTCATTTCTTTTGTTTCCCTTAAAAGTAAGTCTTTAAGGCAATTTATTAATGGAAAACCGGTGGTTTTAGTCAGAGAAGGGGAAATAGACTTTAAGGCTTTAAAGAAGATAAGATATACGGTAAGTAATCTTTTATTACAACTGAGAAAGAAAAATGTTTTTAATTTGCATGAAATAAAGCTGGCATTCCTGGAAACTACCGGTGAGTTAACTGTGATTACCAATCAAATACAGGACAAGATTAACCTGCCGGTTATTGTAGATGGTAAAATTAATGAAATAAACCTTGATATTATAGGGGTAGATGAGTTTTTTATAAAAAATATGCTTAAAAAAAGGGAACTTGAGATTTCTCAAATTATACTGGCAATGTTAAGTGAGGAGAAAAAATTAAAGATAATTAAATTAAAAGAAGATGATTAA
- a CDS encoding type II and III secretion system protein yields MDRSIRINVLVLIFLLITTGVLLADESQPRVTIVFYETPLREALNEISLQTGVNIIPDYTVEGVVTADLNNVPLEKALEIILSGGGYTFYHKDNYYLVGLADPGSRNFGDLINTRIVDLENVSVSTVLSILPPHLKDYVYGNHKGDMLSISAPPTKMEKIINLIKRIDKPRKQIKITVVVSEVSTKELKKLGTGFLEYREKDNPSLNLKYDGSSLVLNGNIFENLLTRLEILQEEEKAKIHADPSIVVMDGEPAELFIGEKQTLFITEDEEIEYFKDIKVGISLKVTPRLISKDEMILDFSPSISHFVNSKLPEIAVRENTLDTTVRVASGQTAVIAGMTLQDDYNYKKSVPGLNKIPLLRWLFTKKVNDTGDRELLIFVTPTIK; encoded by the coding sequence ATGGACAGGTCTATCAGGATTAATGTTTTAGTATTAATTTTTTTGTTAATCACCACTGGGGTGCTGCTGGCAGATGAAAGTCAACCCCGGGTTACAATTGTGTTTTATGAGACACCATTACGGGAAGCCCTCAATGAAATTTCACTGCAAACGGGAGTAAATATTATACCTGATTATACAGTAGAGGGTGTTGTTACGGCAGATTTAAATAATGTTCCCCTGGAAAAGGCTCTGGAAATAATATTATCTGGTGGGGGTTATACCTTTTACCATAAGGATAACTATTATCTGGTTGGACTGGCTGACCCCGGGAGTCGGAATTTTGGTGACCTGATCAATACCAGGATTGTTGACCTGGAGAATGTATCTGTCAGCACAGTATTATCAATACTTCCTCCCCACCTTAAAGATTATGTTTATGGAAACCATAAAGGAGACATGTTATCTATTTCTGCACCGCCGACAAAGATGGAAAAAATAATTAATCTTATTAAGAGGATTGATAAACCTAGAAAACAGATTAAAATTACAGTAGTAGTCAGTGAAGTTTCAACAAAAGAACTCAAAAAACTGGGGACAGGTTTTCTTGAATATCGGGAAAAGGATAATCCATCTTTAAACTTAAAATATGATGGGTCATCACTGGTTTTAAATGGTAATATATTCGAAAATTTGTTGACCAGACTTGAAATTTTACAGGAAGAGGAAAAGGCTAAAATACATGCTGACCCCAGTATTGTCGTCATGGATGGAGAGCCAGCGGAGTTATTCATTGGAGAAAAACAGACCTTATTTATTACAGAGGATGAGGAAATAGAGTACTTTAAAGATATTAAAGTGGGTATTTCTTTAAAAGTAACCCCCAGGTTAATTTCTAAAGATGAAATGATACTTGATTTCTCACCTTCAATAAGCCATTTCGTAAATTCTAAATTACCTGAAATAGCAGTTAGAGAAAACACACTTGATACTACAGTCAGGGTAGCAAGTGGTCAGACAGCGGTTATAGCCGGTATGACTTTACAGGATGATTATAATTATAAAAAGTCTGTACCTGGATTAAATAAAATTCCTTTATTAAGATGGCTTTTTACCAAAAAAGTAAATGATACCGGAGATAGAGAATTATTAATATTTGTGACTCCAACAATTAAGTAG
- the glpX gene encoding class II fructose-bisphosphatase, with product MNRELAIEIVRVTEAAALAAAPWMGKGKRKKADGAAVKAMRSVLDTIQIDGEVVIGEGEKDRAPRLYIGEKIGNGSKSPSLDIAVDPLEGTNLVARGLPNALAVLAVGPRNTLLKAPDTYMEKIAVGPGARGVIDIEAPVRTNLEKVASALNKKLEDLTVIVLDRLRHEKLISEIRQVGCRIKLISDGDVAGGIATALKDSGVDILMGTGGAPEGVLTAAALKCLGGEIQARLKPRNREDVEKAFSFGIKNLDRVYFTGDLVRDDVMISITGITGGDLLKGVTYSRKKAVTYSLVMRSKTRTVRKIEAIHNIAYKPDYYSHDVLNM from the coding sequence TTGAACAGGGAATTAGCAATTGAAATTGTAAGGGTTACTGAAGCAGCTGCTTTAGCAGCAGCACCATGGATGGGTAAAGGAAAACGTAAAAAAGCAGATGGGGCAGCGGTGAAAGCCATGCGCTCTGTTCTGGATACAATACAGATTGATGGTGAAGTAGTTATCGGTGAAGGTGAAAAAGACAGGGCTCCAAGGCTTTATATTGGAGAAAAGATCGGTAATGGGAGTAAAAGTCCAAGTTTAGACATAGCCGTAGACCCGTTGGAAGGTACGAATCTGGTTGCCAGGGGTTTGCCCAACGCCCTGGCTGTTCTGGCAGTTGGTCCCCGGAACACACTTCTGAAGGCGCCGGATACCTATATGGAGAAAATAGCAGTGGGCCCAGGTGCCCGGGGGGTAATTGATATAGAGGCCCCTGTGCGCACCAACTTAGAAAAAGTAGCTTCTGCTTTGAATAAAAAGCTGGAAGATTTAACTGTCATAGTTCTCGATAGACTCCGCCATGAAAAATTAATATCTGAGATAAGACAGGTGGGGTGCAGGATTAAACTTATCAGTGATGGAGATGTTGCAGGTGGAATTGCAACTGCCCTGAAAGATAGTGGAGTTGATATTTTGATGGGAACAGGTGGGGCTCCGGAAGGGGTTTTAACAGCAGCGGCCTTAAAGTGTCTTGGAGGAGAGATACAGGCCCGCTTGAAACCCCGCAATCGGGAAGATGTTGAAAAGGCATTTAGCTTCGGGATTAAAAATCTGGACAGGGTTTATTTTACCGGGGACCTTGTCCGGGATGATGTGATGATCTCTATTACAGGGATAACCGGTGGCGACCTTTTAAAGGGTGTTACCTATTCCAGAAAAAAGGCTGTAACCTACTCTCTGGTAATGAGGTCAAAAACCCGTACTGTCAGGAAGATTGAAGCGATCCATAATATTGCCTATAAACCAGATTATTATTCACATGATGTGTTAAATATGTAG
- a CDS encoding helix-turn-helix transcriptional regulator → MNLSERQKEIIRIVKQNEPITSQDIAERLGLSRAALRSDLAVLTAANLLEAKPRVGYFYIEKKLQIDEVDELVKIPIKDIMSPPVVVAEDVSIYKSIVTMFLEDVGTLFVINENEKLCGVISRKDLLKMSMGQNDLKRTPVSLAMTRMPNIIIATSDDSYLEATRKIVDNQIDSLPVVNEDMEVVGRFSKTNIARNLVDFLCDNMKGKGD, encoded by the coding sequence ATGAATCTATCTGAAAGACAGAAGGAGATAATTCGTATCGTAAAACAGAATGAACCTATTACCAGTCAGGATATCGCAGAAAGGCTTGGTCTTTCCCGGGCAGCCTTGCGGTCTGACCTGGCTGTCCTGACTGCTGCCAATTTACTGGAAGCAAAACCAAGGGTAGGTTATTTCTATATTGAAAAAAAGCTGCAAATAGATGAGGTTGATGAACTGGTAAAAATACCCATTAAGGATATTATGTCTCCTCCTGTTGTTGTTGCCGAAGATGTAAGTATATATAAGTCGATTGTAACCATGTTTTTAGAGGATGTCGGGACTTTATTTGTTATCAATGAAAATGAAAAACTCTGTGGAGTTATTTCGCGAAAAGATTTATTAAAAATGAGTATGGGTCAAAATGATCTAAAAAGAACACCTGTAAGTCTGGCTATGACCAGAATGCCAAATATCATAATAGCAACCTCCGATGACTCCTATCTCGAGGCAACCAGAAAAATTGTAGATAATCAGATAGATTCATTACCGGTAGTCAATGAAGATATGGAGGTTGTAGGGAGGTTCTCCAAGACCAATATTGCCAGGAATCTAGTCGATTTTCTTTGTGACAATATGAAAGGAAAGGGAGATTAA
- the ppsA gene encoding phosphoenolpyruvate synthase encodes MKYIKWFEELTGKDVNRVGGKGANLGELSQLGVSVPPGFCVTVDAYHRFIKEQGLDKVIATELRRVNRDDMESLKKISTKIRNIIISSKLSTQFERKLKENYNKLIDVSGGNSFVAVRSSATAEDLPEASFAGQQDTYLYVNGMAELKEKIKMCWASLWTVRAIFYREENGFEHPGVGLSAVVQLMVNSKKSGVLFTVNPVTNNDTEIMINSSWGLGEAIVSGMVTPDEFIVDKRNMKVIEQNPGTKNNMVVQNTKAMSGTEVVDISTYLGIDKVKKLSLKPEEIRELVEAALKIENHYGRPQDIEWAYTDRLYILQARPITTLKPRKKSLKPLVKGLSASPGIGKGKVKIINDMEKLNEVKEGDILVTVMTNPDMVPVMRKVAAVVTDEGGRTCHAAIVSRELGIPCIVGAGKATDILKDGMKVTVDATRGTVFSGFNFETSKERLNNNKSHNYAGSGYVPVTATKVYMNLGEPNLIDRYKDIPFDGIGLMRTEFIFSNYVGVHPLYLLKKGQGNILIRKMAEAVSKVARKIYPRKLVVRLSDFRTNEFRGLEGGEEVEPVENNPMIGWRGVARYISSRYEKGFRLECKAIKKVRDDYGLNNVYVMLPFVRTTWEVKKVLKILAEEGLERGPDFKVWIMAEVPSVIFLAEEFSRLIDGFSIGSNDLTQLIIGADRDSGILNQMGYFDERDPAVKMAIKRLITIAHRYDKTVSICGQGPSTYPELTEFLVQEGIDSISVNPDTVFETKKLVASIEKKIILNKLR; translated from the coding sequence ATGAAGTACATTAAATGGTTTGAAGAGCTAACAGGAAAGGATGTAAACAGGGTGGGAGGAAAGGGGGCCAATCTCGGGGAATTATCACAGCTAGGGGTGTCAGTGCCTCCGGGTTTTTGTGTAACAGTAGACGCCTATCACCGTTTTATAAAAGAACAGGGCCTCGATAAAGTAATTGCCACTGAACTAAGAAGAGTTAATAGAGACGATATGGAATCATTAAAAAAAATATCAACAAAAATTAGAAATATTATTATTTCTTCTAAATTAAGCACACAGTTTGAACGGAAGTTAAAAGAAAACTATAATAAGTTGATTGATGTATCTGGTGGTAATTCGTTTGTGGCTGTTAGAAGTTCGGCTACTGCAGAAGATTTACCAGAAGCATCTTTTGCCGGGCAGCAGGATACCTACCTTTATGTAAATGGTATGGCAGAGTTAAAAGAGAAAATTAAGATGTGCTGGGCTTCCCTGTGGACAGTCAGGGCCATATTTTATCGTGAAGAAAATGGTTTTGAGCATCCTGGGGTAGGCCTCAGTGCTGTAGTTCAATTAATGGTAAATAGTAAAAAATCAGGTGTTCTTTTTACAGTTAATCCGGTAACGAATAATGATACTGAAATAATGATTAATTCGTCCTGGGGTCTGGGAGAGGCTATTGTATCTGGCATGGTAACCCCTGATGAATTTATAGTTGATAAAAGGAACATGAAGGTAATTGAACAAAATCCGGGAACTAAAAACAATATGGTTGTCCAGAATACAAAGGCAATGTCAGGAACTGAAGTTGTAGATATTTCTACCTATCTGGGGATAGATAAGGTTAAAAAACTTTCTTTAAAACCGGAGGAAATAAGAGAGTTGGTGGAGGCCGCCCTCAAAATCGAAAATCATTATGGTAGACCCCAGGATATAGAATGGGCATATACTGATAGACTATATATCTTACAGGCAAGACCAATAACTACTTTAAAACCCAGAAAAAAGTCACTAAAACCATTGGTTAAAGGGTTAAGTGCCTCTCCAGGCATAGGGAAGGGAAAAGTTAAGATAATTAATGATATGGAAAAATTAAACGAGGTAAAAGAAGGCGATATATTAGTTACAGTAATGACAAACCCGGATATGGTACCGGTTATGAGGAAGGTGGCAGCAGTAGTTACTGATGAGGGAGGGCGGACCTGTCATGCAGCAATAGTATCCCGGGAACTGGGAATTCCCTGTATTGTTGGGGCAGGAAAAGCGACCGATATTTTGAAGGATGGAATGAAGGTAACAGTTGATGCTACCAGAGGAACAGTATTTTCCGGGTTTAATTTTGAGACCAGTAAGGAAAGATTAAATAATAATAAATCACATAACTATGCTGGTTCCGGGTATGTTCCTGTAACAGCTACAAAGGTATATATGAACCTGGGGGAACCAAATCTTATTGATAGATACAAAGATATTCCCTTTGATGGTATTGGCCTTATGAGAACTGAGTTTATATTCTCAAATTATGTCGGGGTACACCCCCTTTATTTACTTAAAAAAGGACAGGGGAATATCCTGATCCGTAAAATGGCAGAAGCTGTTTCTAAAGTTGCCAGAAAAATATATCCACGGAAACTTGTAGTCAGGCTCAGTGATTTCAGGACAAATGAATTTCGGGGACTGGAAGGAGGAGAAGAGGTAGAACCGGTTGAAAATAACCCCATGATCGGGTGGCGTGGTGTTGCCCGTTACATTTCCTCCAGATATGAAAAGGGTTTCAGGCTGGAATGTAAAGCCATAAAAAAGGTCAGAGATGACTATGGCTTGAATAATGTATATGTAATGCTTCCCTTTGTCAGAACAACATGGGAAGTTAAAAAGGTTCTTAAGATACTGGCAGAGGAAGGTTTAGAGAGGGGTCCAGATTTTAAAGTCTGGATAATGGCTGAAGTACCGTCTGTTATTTTTCTTGCTGAGGAATTTTCCAGGCTAATTGATGGATTCAGTATAGGAAGTAACGATTTGACCCAACTTATTATTGGAGCTGACAGGGATTCAGGAATATTAAATCAGATGGGGTATTTTGATGAAAGGGATCCTGCAGTTAAAATGGCAATAAAACGACTTATAACAATAGCGCACAGATATGATAAAACGGTTTCGATATGTGGTCAGGGTCCTTCAACCTATCCTGAATTAACCGAGTTCTTAGTTCAAGAGGGTATTGACAGTATAAGTGTTAATCCGGATACAGTTTTTGAGACAAAAAAGTTAGTTGCATCTATTGAGAAGAAAATAATTTTAAATAAGTTAAGATAA